The genomic segment TTAATACCTGACCAAATTACAGAAAAGAAAATTGTGATTACCGAAGAAATAGTACACCAAAAATTGCAGCATCTTGTGCAGAATAAAGATCTATCGCAGTATATTTTGTAATTTTGCTCTTATGCCAAATATTTCTCAACGAGCGGTAGCTTTACCTGCTTCACCCATCCGAAAACTAGTACCCTTTGCGGAAAAAGCTAAAAAGATGGGTAAAAAAGTTTATCATCTCAACATTGGTCAGCCCGATGTACAAACCCCTGAAACTTTTTGGAAGGCTATTCAAAATCACAATCTCAAAGTGCTAGAATACACCCATTCCGCAGGGATGGAAAGCTACCGCAAAAAGCTTTCTCAATACTATCAAAAACACGATATATTTGTTTCCTATGAAGACATAATTATTACCGTAGGGGGTTCGGAAGCACTATTCTTTGCCATGTACACTTGTATGAATCCAAATGAGGAAATTATTATTCCTGAACCTTTCTACACAAATTACAATGCTTTTGCTCAGATAGCAGGTGTCAAGGTTGTTCCTGTGCCTTCTAGGATAGAAGAAGGTTTCAAGTTGCCACCTATTAGCGAATTTGAACAACGAATTACTGATAAAACTAAAGCTATTCTTATTGCAAATCCAGGTAACCCCACAGGATACATTTACACGCGAGAGGAACTAGAGCAATTAAAACAACTTGTACTCAAATATGACCTTTTTCTTATTAGTGATGAAGTGTACAGAGAATTTATCTATGACGATAAGCCGTATGTGTCCGTGATGCATTTAAGCGGGATTGAGGATAGAACAATTTTAGTAGATTCGGTTTCTAAACGGTATAGTGCCTGTGGGGCAAGAATTGGAGCGTTGGTATGTAAAAATAAAGAAATTATCCAAAGTGCATTAAAAATGGGGCAAGCGCGTTTATGTGCGCCTATGTTAGAGCAAATAGCCTGTGAAGCTGCTGTAGATACTCCCCAAAGTTATTTTGATGCTGTTACACAAGATTATGTTGCGCGTAGAAACGTAGTTTTAGAAGGTTTATCTCGTATTCCGAATGTCATTTATAATGTTCCTAGTGGAGCTTTCTATTTAATGGCAAAATTCCCTATTGAAAGTAGTGAACATTTCTGCCAATGGTTATTAGAAAACTTTGAGTACAATAATGAAACCGTGATGCTTGCTCCCGCAGGTGGCTTTTACGCTACCCCAGGGGCAGGTAAAAGTGAAGTCCGTATTGCCTATGTGTTAGAAGTAAATGAGCTTAAAAAAGCCATGGTCTGTTTGCAAAAAGGATTAGAACAGTATTTACAACAATCTTTCTCTATAAACTTATAAGCTAAAACAGAATGATAGCCCAACATTTTATTAGTTTATTTAGCGTTACTTTGATGGAAATAGCGTTGTGCATAGACAATGCTATTTTCATTAGTATTATTGCTTCCAAAATACCTAATCCCAAGCAGCAAAGAAAAGTCCGTTTTTTAGGTATTCTCATTTCACTGGTGATGAACATTATTATGATTTCTTTGATAGGCTTTCTCAAAGAATTAGAGATTGAGGTATTTAGTATTTTTGGGCATGGATTTTCTAGTAAAGAACTGATTATGCTAGGGGGAGGTTTTTTTCTCATTTTTAGCAGTGTTAGGGAAATTCATCATAAGTTAGAAGGTGAGGAGTATCAAGAGCATAAAACTAAAATAACCACCGCTGGAAAGTCTATTTTGGTAATATTTTTAATGAACTTTATATTTTCCCTAGACTCGGTTTTGGCAGCCATAGGCATGGTAAAAGAAATGTGGATTATGATGGTAGCTATTACTTTGGCTTTAACAGTGATGTTTTTCTTTGCTAAACCAATTGGCAAGTTTGTAGATAAACACCCTTCTACTAAAATGTTATCTTTGGCATTTTTGCTGCTTATTGGTTTCACTTTGAGCGTGGAAGGTTTGGGGGTACATTTAGAAAAAGGATATGTTTATTCAGCCATGATATTTTCTTTATTTGTAGAATTCCTGAACTTGCGCTTAAAGAAATCTAAGAATCCACCTGTGCGGCTACGCCAGCCCCGCTTACCTGATAACAAAATTGCCAATACTCAACATCCAAATCCAAAATCTTAATTTGAGAAGCACAAAGTTTTTTGTACTTTTGAATATTTACATGAACAAAGCAAAAGTTTGTTTGCTACTGCTCACAATCCTGCTACATGTTGAGTTGTATGCTCAAAAAGACAGTGTACTCTATTCCAATAGAGTGCGCATGGGTATTGATTTTGGAGTAGGCTATTCATGGTTGAATAATCAAAGTTATCAAAAATTGACGATTACAGGTAAAAGCATAAATGGACAATATTGGCTACAAATTCCCATTATTAGAGGAATGCAAAAACTTAATGCACGTTTTGGGGCAAACTTAACCAATCAATATTATGACGATTTTACTATTAAACGAGATACCTTACCCGCTACCAGTGTGGTCGGTAGTTCTTTTACAATTTTTAGCCCCATGGTAACACTTACTTATTACCCGTTTGATGACTATTGGGGAAAAAATCCTATTTGTTTTCAAGCAGGTCTAGGTTTATATACTATTATTTCTTACCATAATCAGATATTTTTTACCCGCCCGCCTAATTTTTACATTTTTGATAACTACAATTTACATTTGACCTTTATGCGAGGTTGGCAGGATAAAACGCAAAGAAATTATTTATATGTGTTTGTTCGTATGGATGCCAAGTACTATAATGTGGCTTTTCCGCGCAAGGAAATCAAAGATTGGGCGTATAACGCTGTATTAGGTATTTCTTATTATAGCAAGCCACCTATCAAGCGAAAAAAGAAAGCATAAAAGTTCATCATCGTTCAAAATGCTTAATTGATAAAATATGGTCCTTTTCAACGTAAAAAACAACATATTTTTTAAGGTTATACCTATTTAGAAAAGCAGGTAAATTTCGCAATTGCTCTTCTTCATAGTAAAAATTACATTTTGCATAATACATAATTTGCGGTACTGCCCAAAAGTCCTCTGTAACCGCCAAAACTACTAACTCATTAGCTTGGCGTTCTTTTTTAATAGTTTGACCTATCTTTTGATAAGCATCAGTGTAGCGGTAAAAAGCAGCGTAATACATACCTACTTGTATCAAAATCAGCAAAATGTAGATTGTTTTATTAAAATTTAACATACGCATAAACCATAACGATAAGGCAATCAAAATAAAGCTTGTTTTTAATACAGAGAATTCATGAAAGTAAGTAAAACCAAACAAAACACTATGATGTAAAACGACAGGTAAACCTAACAAAATCAGCCATATTAGTTTGTTAAAGCTTATCCATAAATTTTTTCTGTAATGTTTTCGAAGTAGATAAAAAATACCAATAGCCATCAAAACTAACAACGGCGCATAGCCTTTTATATAATGATAAATGAGCATAAACCAATACAAACTCGTATTTTGTTCTTGTAGCTCTTTCTTGCCACTTCTGAATTCGTATTTGTTGAATAAAGTTTGTTTTAGAGTTTGCCAGTCTTGAATATGTGCGTATTGATAGAGCGTTAAAGCTAATCCTATCAACATTCCTGTGCCTGCTACACACACAGGTAAAAGGTGAAGAAAACTACGTTTTTTTACTACTATCAGTATTCCAACTATCAAGGTAGCTATTCCGATAAAAACCGCTATCCATTCTGTGTACATCAAAAGAAGTGAAAAAATGAACAAGCCTAAATAATTACGAATTGTTCTTTTTTCAAGGTAAAGCATCAGCCAAAAGTAAAGGTATCCTGCCCACAGACCTTGTACAAAAATGTCTACGAAGTATGTATTCCCATGATACCACAAATTGAACGGTAAGAATAAGTATAGTACATACCCCCAAAAAGCCCACTTTTCTGAATTAAAGACAATTCTCAAAATCTTGTACCAAAAAAAAGCGCAGACAAAGTGCCATATCAGGTTGAAAAGTTGTATACTTAGCGGCGCAATAGGTAAAAAAAATACCTTACAAAAAATATACGCAGCATAAAAAGCAAAAGGTGGATAGGAGACATAGTAATAATTCCCCTCTTTGTCTTTTATTCCGCCTATAAAATCCAAATGAGCATTTGTTTTATCATACGGGTAAGTATATATCAGTGCGTACTTAGATGCAGAAATACTCTTGCTTTCCCATATTTCTAGCGTAATGAGCAGGTGGGCTAACATCCATTCATGGTGTATGGATAAAGGTCTATTCAGAAAAGGAATACGAAGACCTACAGAAACTACCCATACGGCTACCAAAAGCCATATTTTAGGAATTGAGGGTGTGTTCACACAATTATTTTTCTAACCTTTTCAAAATTTGTTCAGTAGCCTTTTCTGTATCCACTTTTTTGATTATATCTTGAATTTTGCCTTCTGGGTCTATGATGAATGTAGTACGTATAATTCCCATGCTTTTTTTGCCATACATATTTTTTTCGCCCCATACGCCATAAGCGTGGATAATGTTTTTTTCTGTGTCTGCTATCAGAGGAAAAGGTAGGTTAAATTTATCAGCGAATTTTTTATGGCTCTGTTCGTCATCTGCACTTACGCCCAATACGACCATACCTTTTTGCAATAGAGTGGAATAGTTATCTCTAAAATTGCAGGCTTCTTTGGTACAGCCGGGTGTGTCATCTTTGGGATAAAAGTACAGAATAACTGTTTTACCTTTGAAGTCAGATAATTTTAATAGGGTTCCGTTTTGGTCTTTTGCACTAAAATCGGGTGCAATATCGCCTATGTTCAAGCCCATGAGGGCAAAGATAATACAACCTTTTCAATAAAAAAGCATCCTTGCCATTGAGCAAGGATGCTGTGTAAGTTGATTATGAATTTTTTTGTTTTTCTTTGTTGTAGGTAATTACTTTGTCAATTATTCCGTATTCTTTGGCTTCAGGGGCAGTCATCCAATAATCTCTATCGGCGTCTTTTTCTATTTGTGCGTATTCTTTGCCTGTATGATGG from the Bacteroidia bacterium genome contains:
- a CDS encoding pyridoxal phosphate-dependent aminotransferase; the protein is MPNISQRAVALPASPIRKLVPFAEKAKKMGKKVYHLNIGQPDVQTPETFWKAIQNHNLKVLEYTHSAGMESYRKKLSQYYQKHDIFVSYEDIIITVGGSEALFFAMYTCMNPNEEIIIPEPFYTNYNAFAQIAGVKVVPVPSRIEEGFKLPPISEFEQRITDKTKAILIANPGNPTGYIYTREELEQLKQLVLKYDLFLISDEVYREFIYDDKPYVSVMHLSGIEDRTILVDSVSKRYSACGARIGALVCKNKEIIQSALKMGQARLCAPMLEQIACEAAVDTPQSYFDAVTQDYVARRNVVLEGLSRIPNVIYNVPSGAFYLMAKFPIESSEHFCQWLLENFEYNNETVMLAPAGGFYATPGAGKSEVRIAYVLEVNELKKAMVCLQKGLEQYLQQSFSINL
- a CDS encoding TerC family protein, with the protein product MIAQHFISLFSVTLMEIALCIDNAIFISIIASKIPNPKQQRKVRFLGILISLVMNIIMISLIGFLKELEIEVFSIFGHGFSSKELIMLGGGFFLIFSSVREIHHKLEGEEYQEHKTKITTAGKSILVIFLMNFIFSLDSVLAAIGMVKEMWIMMVAITLALTVMFFFAKPIGKFVDKHPSTKMLSLAFLLLIGFTLSVEGLGVHLEKGYVYSAMIFSLFVEFLNLRLKKSKNPPVRLRQPRLPDNKIANTQHPNPKS
- the bcp gene encoding thioredoxin-dependent thiol peroxidase, encoding MGLNIGDIAPDFSAKDQNGTLLKLSDFKGKTVILYFYPKDDTPGCTKEACNFRDNYSTLLQKGMVVLGVSADDEQSHKKFADKFNLPFPLIADTEKNIIHAYGVWGEKNMYGKKSMGIIRTTFIIDPEGKIQDIIKKVDTEKATEQILKRLEK